A genomic segment from Mus caroli chromosome 17, CAROLI_EIJ_v1.1, whole genome shotgun sequence encodes:
- the Ccr6 gene encoding C-C chemokine receptor type 6 isoform X1 — MSTAGCVCQQNSPHILRTGAWTTTEAGVPGQSTLELSIFWGMNSTEPYFGTDDYGNTEYSIPPDHGPCSLEEVRNFTKVFVPIAYSLICVFGLLGNIMVVMTFAFYKKARSMTDVYLLNMAITDILFVLTLPFWAVTHATNTWVFSDALCKLMKGTYAVNFNCGMLLLACISMDRYIAIVQATKSFRVRSRTLTHSKVICVAVWFISIIISSPTFIFNKKYELQDRDVCEPRYRSVSEPITWKLLGMGLELFFGFFTPLLFMVFCYLFIIKTLVQAQNSKRHRAIRVVIAVVLVFLACQIPHNMVLLVTAVNTGKVGRSCSTEKVLAYTRNVAEVLAFLHCCLNPVLYAFIGQKFRNYFMKIMKDVWCMRRKNKMPGFLCARVYSESYISRQTSETVENDNASSFTM; from the coding sequence GAATGAATTCCACAGAGCCCTACTTCGGAACGGATGATTATGGCAACACAGAGTACTCCATTCCTCCAGACCACGGGCCATGCTCCCTAGAAGAGGTCAGAAACTTCACCAAGGTATTTGTGCCAATTGCCTACTCCTTAATATGTGTCTTTGGCCTCCTGGGCAATATTATGGTGGTGATGACCTTTGCCTTCTACAAGAAAGCCAGGTCCATGACTGACGTCTACCTGTTGAACATGGCCATCACAGACATACTCTTTGTCCTCACCCTACCATTCTGGGCAGTTACTCATGCCACCAACACTTGGGTTTTCAGCGACGCGCTGTGTAAACTGATGAAAGGCACATATGCGGTCAACTTTAACTGTGGGATGCTGCTCCTGGCCTGTATCAGCATGGACCGGTACATTGCCATCGTCCAGGCAACCAAATCTTTCCGGGTACGCTCCAGAACACTGACGCACAGTAAGGTCATCTGTGTGGCAGTGTGGTTCATCTCCATCATCATCTCGAGTCCTACATTTATCTTCAACAAGAAATACGAGCTGCAGGATCGTGATGTCTGTGAGCCACGGTACAGGTCTGTCTCAGAGCCCATCACGTGGAAGTTGCTGGGTATGGGACTGGAGCTGTTCTTCGGGTTCTTCACCCCTTTGCTGTTTATGGTGTTCTGCTATCTGTTCATTATTAAGACCTTGGTGCAGGCCCAGAACTCCAAGAGGCACAGAGCCATCCGAGTCGTGATCGCTGTGGTTCTCGTGTTCCTGGCTTGTCAGATCCCTCACAACATGGTCCTCCTCGTGACTGCGGTCAACACAGGCAAAGTGGGCCGGAGCTGCAGCACCGAGAAAGTCCTCGCCTACACCAGGAACGTGGCCGAGGTCCTGGCTTTCCTGCATTGCTGCCTCAACCCCGTGTTGTATGCGTTTATTGGACAGAAATTCAGAAACTACTTCATGAAGATCATGAAGGATGTGTGGTGTATGAGAAGGAAGAATAAGATGCCTGGCTTCCTCTGTGCCCGGGTTTACTCGGAAAGCTACATCTCCAGGCAGACCAGTGAGACCGTCGAAAATGATAATGCATCGTCCTTTACCATGTAA
- the Ccr6 gene encoding C-C chemokine receptor type 6 isoform X2 — MNSTEPYFGTDDYGNTEYSIPPDHGPCSLEEVRNFTKVFVPIAYSLICVFGLLGNIMVVMTFAFYKKARSMTDVYLLNMAITDILFVLTLPFWAVTHATNTWVFSDALCKLMKGTYAVNFNCGMLLLACISMDRYIAIVQATKSFRVRSRTLTHSKVICVAVWFISIIISSPTFIFNKKYELQDRDVCEPRYRSVSEPITWKLLGMGLELFFGFFTPLLFMVFCYLFIIKTLVQAQNSKRHRAIRVVIAVVLVFLACQIPHNMVLLVTAVNTGKVGRSCSTEKVLAYTRNVAEVLAFLHCCLNPVLYAFIGQKFRNYFMKIMKDVWCMRRKNKMPGFLCARVYSESYISRQTSETVENDNASSFTM; from the coding sequence ATGAATTCCACAGAGCCCTACTTCGGAACGGATGATTATGGCAACACAGAGTACTCCATTCCTCCAGACCACGGGCCATGCTCCCTAGAAGAGGTCAGAAACTTCACCAAGGTATTTGTGCCAATTGCCTACTCCTTAATATGTGTCTTTGGCCTCCTGGGCAATATTATGGTGGTGATGACCTTTGCCTTCTACAAGAAAGCCAGGTCCATGACTGACGTCTACCTGTTGAACATGGCCATCACAGACATACTCTTTGTCCTCACCCTACCATTCTGGGCAGTTACTCATGCCACCAACACTTGGGTTTTCAGCGACGCGCTGTGTAAACTGATGAAAGGCACATATGCGGTCAACTTTAACTGTGGGATGCTGCTCCTGGCCTGTATCAGCATGGACCGGTACATTGCCATCGTCCAGGCAACCAAATCTTTCCGGGTACGCTCCAGAACACTGACGCACAGTAAGGTCATCTGTGTGGCAGTGTGGTTCATCTCCATCATCATCTCGAGTCCTACATTTATCTTCAACAAGAAATACGAGCTGCAGGATCGTGATGTCTGTGAGCCACGGTACAGGTCTGTCTCAGAGCCCATCACGTGGAAGTTGCTGGGTATGGGACTGGAGCTGTTCTTCGGGTTCTTCACCCCTTTGCTGTTTATGGTGTTCTGCTATCTGTTCATTATTAAGACCTTGGTGCAGGCCCAGAACTCCAAGAGGCACAGAGCCATCCGAGTCGTGATCGCTGTGGTTCTCGTGTTCCTGGCTTGTCAGATCCCTCACAACATGGTCCTCCTCGTGACTGCGGTCAACACAGGCAAAGTGGGCCGGAGCTGCAGCACCGAGAAAGTCCTCGCCTACACCAGGAACGTGGCCGAGGTCCTGGCTTTCCTGCATTGCTGCCTCAACCCCGTGTTGTATGCGTTTATTGGACAGAAATTCAGAAACTACTTCATGAAGATCATGAAGGATGTGTGGTGTATGAGAAGGAAGAATAAGATGCCTGGCTTCCTCTGTGCCCGGGTTTACTCGGAAAGCTACATCTCCAGGCAGACCAGTGAGACCGTCGAAAATGATAATGCATCGTCCTTTACCATGTAA